A genomic segment from Aegilops tauschii subsp. strangulata cultivar AL8/78 chromosome 1, Aet v6.0, whole genome shotgun sequence encodes:
- the LOC141028008 gene encoding uncharacterized protein, translating to MVGQWFLDRKTRQDHEARPSSGRRRRSPTPPLPPPPLPAFHIAPSSAPPRRRPYVKAEVCQRGWEMHTPLPWGDVHLPNNWHLSEDCVPVPPVPVRGHARRDEIHCRHARLPPDLIDDWRCVVDSPLWDTWLRDEHDIRR from the coding sequence ATGGTGGGGCAATGGTTCCTCGACCGCAAGACGAGGCAAGACCACGAGGCTAGGCCGTCGTCGGGTCGCCGTCGCCGCTCCCCCACCCCGCCTTTACCTCCACCTCCACTACCCGCATTTCATATCGCGCCAAGCAGCGCCCCACCTCGCCGGCGGCCGTACGTCAAGGCGGAGGTGTGCCAGCGTGGCTGGGAGATGCACACGCCATTGCCGTGGGGTGACGTGCACCTCCCCAACAACTGGCACCTCTCCGAGGATTGCGTGCCTGTCCCGCCGGTCCCGGTGAGAGGCCACGCCCGCCGGGACGAGATCCATTGTCGCCACGCCCGCCTACCCCCGGACCTCATCGACGACTGGAGGTGCGTCGTGGACTCGCCGTTGTGGGATACGTGGCTCCGTGACGAGCATGACATCCGGCGGTAG
- the LOC109736999 gene encoding uncharacterized protein: MLGRGVGMSAPQWRGGALDLRAALRSGGNLLFGLFVAAVLAFTLLAAVHSPDDPLLHPSSHQLTAFLTSATSNSTFLADDSVLRTGEDFATGSNSSEDAHATVGPKFIELSDVGSEKTEVETEQSVTVDTDTDSNSAAQEDKPIVEAVSCDTEAPVDCTGDRELFNLLMRTSIERFPDLHFYRFGRPVVVPESPMACDLAWRFRPAEDARGRTTYYKDYRRFTLTRDVNTCSLVVESVGEYHSGTGAKRSGRRKGKKGKKGKREAPVTTDFVPAKTQMRIDENGANADTTTAADQVFVVGDAVNDSMPVVASESDFSRGRYLIYMGGGERCKSMNHYIWGFLCALGEAQFLNRTLVMDFNVCLNSRYTASGKDEEKDFRLYFDFEHLKESASVIDQSQFWTDWGKWHKKDRLKNHYTEDIKVTPMKLRDVKDTLIMRKFGHVEPDNYWSRVCEGETEAMIKRPWHFLWKSRRLMEIVSAIASRMSWDFDSMHVVRGEKAQNTQLWPNLDADTSPENLLTTLNDKVGAGRYLYIATDESDKSFFDPLKDKYKTRFLDDFKDLWDENSEWYAETKELNNGNPVEFDGYMRVAVDTEVFLRGKRKLETFNDLTRDCKDGVNTCAAAS, translated from the coding sequence ATGCTGGGGCGAGGGGTGGGGATGTCGGCGCCGCAGTGGCGCGGGGGCGCACTCGACCTGCGCGCCGCGCTGCGGTCGGGCGGCAACCTCCTATTCGGGCTCTTCGTGGCCGCCGTCCTCGCGTTCAcgctcctcgccgccgtccacaGCCCCGACGACCCGCTCCTGCACCCATCCTCCCACCAGCTCACCGCGTTCCTCACCTCCGCCACCTCCAACTCCACCTTCCTCGCCGACGACTCCGTGCTCCGTACCGGGGAGGACTTCGCCACCGGCTCCAACTCCTCCGAGGACGCCCACGCCACTGTCGGACCCAAGTTCATCGAGCTCTCCGATGTTGGATCCGAGAAAACGGAGGTCGAGACGGAGCAGTCCGTCACCGTCGACACCGACACCGACTCCAACTCGGCCGCCCAGGAGGACAAGCCGATCGTGGAGGCTGTTTCCTGCGACACGGAGGCGCCGGTGGACTGCACGGGGGATAGGGAGCTCTTCAACCTGCTCATGCGTACGTCAATCGAGAGGTTCCCCGACCTCCACTTCTATCGCTTCGGCCGCCCCGTCGTCGTGCCGGAGAGCCCCATGGCGTGCGACCTCGCCTGGCGCTTCCGCCCAGCCGAAGACGCCAGAGGACGCACCACCTACTACAAGGACTACCGCCGGTTCACGCTCACCCGCGATGTCAACACATGCTCCCTCGTGGTGGAAAGCGTCGGCGAGTACCACTCCGGCACCGGCGCCAAGCGCAGTGGGCGACGCAAGGGcaagaagggcaagaagggaaAGCGTGAGGCACCGGTGACCACAGACTTCGTGCCAGCCAAGACCCAGATGAGGATCGACGAGAATGGTGCTAATGCAGACACCACGACTGCTGCAGATCAGGTGTTTGTTGTTGGCGATGCCGTCAATGACAGCATGCCAGTGGTCGCTTCCGAGTCCGATTTCAGCCGCGGAAGGTACCTCATCTACATGGGCGGTGGTGAGAGGTGCAAGAGCATGAACCACTACATTTGGGGCTTCTTGTGTGCGCTAGGTGAGGCGCAGTTCTTGAACCGGACACTTGTTATGGACTTCAACGTCTGCCTCAATTCCCGGTATACTGCCAGTGGCAAGGATGAAGAAAAGGATTTCAGGCTCTACTTTGATTTTGAGCACCTGAAGGAATCTGCATCTGTGATCGATCAGAGTCAGTTCTGGACAGACTGGGGGAAGTGGCACAAGAAGGATCGACTGAAGAACCACTACACTGAAGACATCAAGGTGACCCCCATGAAACTTCGTGACGTCAAGGACACGCTGATCATGAGGAAGTTTGGGCATGTTGAGCCGGATAACTACTGGTCACGTGTGTGCGAGGGTGAGACGGAGGCCATGATCAAACGGCCATGGCATTTCTTGTGGAAGTCGCGCCGCTTGATGGAGATTGTGTCTGCCATTGCCTCTCGAATGAGTTGGGATTTCGACTCGATGCACGTCGTGAGAGGAGAGAAAGCCCAGAACACACAGCTGTGGCCAAACCTTGATGCAGATACCTCGCCAGAAAATCTCCTTACGACACTCAATGATAAGGTTGGTGCTGGACGGTATTTGTACATTGCTACCGACGAGTCTGATAAATCGTTCTTCGACCCACTGAAGGACAAGTACAAGACGCGCTTCCTGGATGATTTCAAGGATCTCTGGGATGAAAATAGTGAATGGTATGCTGAAACAAAGGAGCTCAACAATGGCAATCCGGTGGAGTTCGATGGTTACATGAGGGTTGCAGTCGACACTGAGGTGTTCCTCAGGGGGAAGAGGAAGTTGGAGACATTCAATGACTTAACACGCGACTGCAAGGATGGTGTCAATACATGCGCAGCCGCCTCCTGA